A region from the Hippoglossus hippoglossus isolate fHipHip1 chromosome 16, fHipHip1.pri, whole genome shotgun sequence genome encodes:
- the LOC117776304 gene encoding repetitive proline-rich cell wall protein 1-like produces the protein MTLQLFFWSLINSSTENCEYSGHQGPTFQGLTFQGPTFQGLTFQGPTFQGPTCRGPTFQGPTFQGLTFQGLTFQGPPVGASPFRGPPFRGPPFRGPPSGPHLSGAHLSGAHLSGPTFQGPTFQGLTFQGPTFQGPTCRGPTFQGPTFQGLTFQGPTFQGPTCRGPTFQGPFQGLTFQGLTFQGPTCRGLTYQGLTYQGLTFQGLTFQGPTCRGPTFQGPTFRASPFRGPPFRGPPVGGPPFRGPPVRGSPVRASPFRASPFRGPPVGGPPVRGSPVRASPFRASPFRGPPVGGPPVRASPFRASPFRASPFRGPPVGGPPI, from the exons atgactcttcagttgtttttctgGTCACTGATTAACAGCTCTACGGAAAACTGTGAGTATTCAGGACATCAGGGGCCCACCTTTCAGGGCCTCACCTTTCAGGGGCCCACCTTTCAGGGCCTCACCTTTCAGGGGCCCACCTTTCAGGGGCCCACCTGTCGGGGGCCCACCTTTCAGGGGCCCACCTTTCAGGGCCTCACCTTTCAGGGCCTCACCTTTCAGGGGCCCCCTGTCGGGGCCTCACCTTTCAGGGGCCCACCTTTCAGGGGCCCACCTTTCAGGGGCCCACCTTCAGGGCCTCACCTTTCAGGGGCCCACCTTTCAGGGGCCCACCTGTCGGGGCCCACCTTTCAGGGGCCCACCTTTCAGGGCCTCACCTTTCAGGGGCCCACCTTTCAGGGGCCCACCTGTCGGGGGCCCACCTTTCAGGGGCCCACCTTTCAGGGCCTCACCTTTCAGGGGCCCACCTTTCAGGGGCCCACCTGTCGGGGGCCCACCTTTCAGGGGCCCTTTCAGGGCCTCACCTTTCAGGGCCTCACCTTTCAGGGGCCCACCTGTCGGGGCCTCACCTATCAGGGCCTCACCTATCAGGGCCTCACCTTTCAGGGCCTCACCTTTCAGGGGCCCACCTGTCGGGGGCCCACCTTTCAGGGGCCCACCTTCAGGGCCTCACCGTTCAGGGGCCCACCTTTCAGGGGCCCACCTGTCGGGGGCCCACCTTTCAGGGGCCCACCTGTCAGGGGCTCACCTGTCAGGGCCTCACCTTTCAGGGCCTCACCTTTCAGGGGCCCACCTGTCGGGGGCCCACCTGTCAGGGGCTCACCTGTCAGGGCCTCACCTTTCAGGGCCTCACCTTTCAGGGGCCCACCTGTCGGGGGCCCACCTGTCAGGGCCTCACCTTTCAGGGCCTCACCTTTCAGGGCCTCACCTTTCAGGGGCCCACCTGTCGGGGGCCCACCT ATTTAG